One region of Pseudomonadota bacterium genomic DNA includes:
- a CDS encoding MoxR family ATPase: MRAAWFRASHSELTLTPRLVGAPGLGKTTLACAAARAAGHDIYIIGATMDTRPEDLVITPVLAADGRVEYRASALVTAMIRGGVAVIDEANRMPERSWASLAPLMDDRRYVESAAAAVRISAHPDFRLCVTMNSDSSVYALPGYVQSRLKPRIEVVAPPWHVQEEIVRARASGVTSTLLDDALFLLKQRIDEGRVDSTRDMLSFVRYAQNLCPADARRMRGAVRGALMQAAAQVLAGGEAG; this comes from the coding sequence ATGCGCGCCGCCTGGTTCCGGGCGTCGCACTCCGAGCTGACGCTCACCCCCCGCCTCGTCGGAGCGCCCGGCCTGGGAAAGACCACCCTCGCCTGTGCGGCCGCGCGGGCCGCCGGTCACGACATCTACATCATCGGCGCCACCATGGACACCCGCCCCGAAGACCTCGTGATCACCCCCGTGCTGGCGGCTGACGGGCGAGTCGAATACCGCGCTTCTGCCCTCGTCACCGCCATGATCAGGGGAGGCGTCGCCGTGATCGACGAGGCGAACCGCATGCCCGAGCGCAGCTGGGCATCGCTCGCCCCCCTGATGGACGATCGCCGCTACGTCGAGAGCGCCGCGGCCGCCGTTCGTATCTCAGCCCACCCCGACTTCCGGCTGTGCGTCACCATGAACTCCGATTCGAGCGTGTACGCGCTGCCGGGGTACGTCCAGAGCCGCCTCAAGCCCAGGATCGAGGTGGTGGCGCCGCCATGGCATGTGCAAGAAGAGATCGTGCGCGCTCGCGCATCAGGCGTGACGAGCACATTGCTCGACGACGCCCTCTTCCTGCTCAAGCAGCGCATCGACGAGGGCAGGGTCGACAGCACCCGCGACATGCTCAGCTTCGTTCGCTACGCGCAGAACCTCTGCCCAGCCGATGCGCGCCGCATGAGGGGGGCTGTGCGCGGTGCACTGATGCAAGCCGCCGCGCAGGTGCTGGCAGGCGGAGAGGCAGGCTGA
- a CDS encoding SGNH/GDSL hydrolase family protein encodes MNRTSRRVRQRLLAFLKRPAVFQVALFVLLAGNIELLSQRLLYAQKLESPDAVWRVDPIRGRRLVENYSAANCLNTNGLRGLEPVTAPRPGETRIVCFGSSVTYGWRVKEPETYPRFLQERLAGAGADVHVYNAGCPGFTTCEMTALLVEIEPLYHPQIVVLVCGSNDLPQEAGGTGLQPYRELQPKAAQSIFEQGGYVDRTRSLLYRSATYRYLTYLIKGWKPHPTDGMDLVKGGDATETSHLTMSVDNLKIFAEFARLKGLKMLLVDEAWRQSAPRRAYLEHLRAAHAALAQRLGFAYLDLEAAFLSSGQPEELARIIATRLETLGWLSPVARSSSPRSTR; translated from the coding sequence GTGAATCGAACATCCCGGCGCGTGCGACAACGCCTTCTCGCCTTCTTGAAGCGCCCCGCAGTCTTTCAGGTGGCCCTGTTCGTGCTGCTCGCGGGCAACATCGAGCTGCTGAGCCAGCGGCTTCTCTATGCCCAGAAGCTCGAGAGCCCGGACGCCGTGTGGCGGGTCGATCCGATTCGTGGGCGGCGTCTCGTCGAGAACTACAGCGCCGCGAACTGTCTCAACACCAACGGCCTTCGAGGCCTCGAGCCGGTCACGGCGCCCCGGCCTGGCGAGACGCGCATCGTCTGCTTCGGAAGCTCGGTCACCTATGGCTGGCGGGTCAAGGAGCCGGAGACGTACCCTCGGTTCCTGCAAGAGAGGCTTGCAGGAGCGGGTGCCGACGTCCACGTCTACAACGCGGGCTGTCCGGGCTTCACCACGTGCGAGATGACCGCCCTCCTGGTCGAGATCGAGCCCCTGTACCATCCGCAGATCGTCGTGCTGGTGTGCGGTTCGAACGACCTCCCGCAGGAGGCGGGCGGCACGGGCCTTCAGCCCTATCGCGAGCTGCAGCCGAAGGCGGCCCAGTCCATCTTCGAGCAGGGCGGCTACGTCGACCGCACGCGCTCGCTCTTGTACCGAAGCGCCACCTACCGCTATCTCACCTATCTCATCAAAGGATGGAAGCCGCATCCCACCGACGGCATGGACCTGGTGAAGGGGGGCGACGCCACCGAGACCTCGCACCTCACCATGTCGGTTGACAACCTCAAGATCTTCGCCGAGTTCGCGCGTCTCAAAGGACTGAAGATGTTGCTGGTCGATGAGGCCTGGAGGCAGTCGGCGCCGAGACGGGCGTATCTCGAACACCTGCGGGCCGCTCACGCGGCGCTTGCCCAGCGTCTCGGCTTTGCCTATCTCGATCTCGAGGCCGCCTTCTTGTCTAGCGGGCAGCCCGAAGAGCTGGCGCGCATCATCGCGACGCGCCTCGAGACGCTGGGATGGCTCTCTCCCGTGGCGCGATCGTCCTCACCGCGGTCGACGCGGTGA
- a CDS encoding SGNH/GDSL hydrolase family protein has translation MALSRGAIVLTAVDAVSAPSRAERPPPAKRRWPRAALQLGLFLLMAFNIELLCQNLLYASNLESPNAIWRLDPIRGRSPSRAFLASQRLNRHGLRGVDPPSTFPPDEVRVMCFGSSVTYGWRNDEASSYPVQLEPLLLRERPSVRVYNAGWPSFTTCEMTALLVELEPVYRPHIVTIMCGVNDLPRERGGTGLQPYRLLQPDAARAVFRQGGLIDGVRSVLYRSATYRYLSFRLRGWAPHPTEGMAVVPGRDAAETASLTMSVDNLTIFAAYARERSIKVLLIDEATRPSFTDPAPMQAMRATHAALAQRVGLGYLDMGAALGASGLSEDVLFQPRDLIHLTPEGNKAAARAIASRLSELGWLRAVEPYRTP, from the coding sequence ATGGCTCTCTCCCGTGGCGCGATCGTCCTCACCGCGGTCGACGCGGTGAGCGCGCCCAGCAGGGCAGAACGGCCCCCGCCGGCGAAACGCCGCTGGCCGCGCGCCGCTCTGCAGCTCGGCCTGTTCTTGCTCATGGCGTTCAACATCGAGCTGCTGTGCCAGAACCTGCTCTATGCGTCGAACCTCGAGAGCCCAAACGCGATCTGGCGGCTCGATCCCATTCGAGGGCGTTCTCCCTCGCGGGCGTTTCTGGCGTCGCAGCGCCTGAACCGTCATGGTCTGCGCGGGGTCGATCCCCCGTCGACGTTTCCGCCTGACGAGGTGCGGGTCATGTGCTTCGGTTCGTCGGTCACCTATGGCTGGCGCAACGACGAGGCCAGCAGCTACCCGGTGCAGCTCGAGCCCCTGCTCCTCCGCGAGCGACCGTCGGTGCGCGTCTACAACGCGGGGTGGCCATCGTTCACCACCTGCGAGATGACAGCCCTCCTGGTTGAGCTCGAGCCCGTGTACCGGCCGCACATCGTAACCATCATGTGCGGCGTGAACGATCTCCCGCGAGAGCGCGGCGGAACGGGTCTCCAGCCCTATCGCCTGCTCCAGCCGGACGCGGCGCGGGCCGTCTTCCGCCAGGGAGGACTCATCGATGGCGTTCGTTCGGTTCTGTATCGAAGCGCCACCTATCGCTACCTGTCGTTTCGCCTGCGTGGGTGGGCGCCACATCCGACAGAGGGCATGGCTGTCGTGCCGGGGCGCGACGCCGCCGAGACCGCGAGCCTGACCATGTCTGTCGACAACCTGACGATCTTCGCCGCCTATGCGCGTGAGCGTTCGATCAAGGTGCTGCTCATCGATGAGGCCACGCGCCCGTCGTTCACCGATCCGGCCCCCATGCAGGCCATGCGCGCGACCCACGCCGCCCTCGCCCAGCGCGTCGGCTTGGGCTATCTCGACATGGGGGCGGCGCTCGGCGCTTCTGGTCTCTCAGAAGACGTTCTCTTCCAGCCCCGCGATCTGATTCATCTCACGCCCGAGGGCAACAAGGCCGCGGCGCGCGCGATTGCTTCCCGTCTTTCGGAGCTGGGGTGGCTGCGGGCGGTTGAGCCCTACCGCACACCCTGA